A part of Streptococcus porcinus genomic DNA contains:
- the smpB gene encoding SsrA-binding protein SmpB, with translation MAKGEGNLLAQNKKARHDYTIVETIEAGIVLTGTEIKSVRAARIQLKDGFAQIKHNEAWLVNVHIAPFEQGNIWNQDPDRTRKLLLKKREIQHLENELKGSGMTLIPLKVYLKDGFAKVLLGLAKGKHDYDKRESLKRKEQDRDIRRVMKSINTR, from the coding sequence ATGGCAAAAGGTGAAGGAAATCTGCTAGCACAAAATAAAAAGGCAAGGCACGATTATACCATCGTAGAAACGATTGAAGCAGGAATTGTCTTGACCGGTACAGAAATTAAAAGTGTTCGCGCAGCTCGGATTCAATTAAAGGATGGCTTTGCCCAGATTAAACATAATGAGGCTTGGTTAGTCAATGTTCATATTGCTCCCTTTGAACAGGGCAATATTTGGAATCAGGATCCAGATAGAACGCGCAAGTTATTACTTAAAAAAAGGGAAATTCAACATTTGGAAAATGAACTAAAAGGTAGTGGTATGACCTTGATTCCCTTAAAGGTTTACCTGAAAGATGGTTTTGCTAAAGTTTTACTTGGTCTTGCTAAGGGAAAACATGATTACGATAAGCGTGAAAGTTTGAAACGAAAAGAACAAGATCGTGATATTAGGCGGGTTATGAAAAGTATTAACACAAGATAA
- a CDS encoding bacteriocin immunity protein, with translation MKITKNDLLMDVTNLIINPAVKEEERRILITYKNNIEESPHLENNIMNLSNELRLLAVKNISSKEKMIIAVNEFYKKICSYNELNKNIARGLGFYGIMR, from the coding sequence ATGAAAATAACAAAAAATGATCTGTTGATGGATGTGACAAATTTAATAATTAATCCTGCTGTTAAAGAAGAGGAAAGACGAATATTAATTACATATAAAAATAATATTGAAGAATCTCCACATTTAGAAAATAATATTATGAATTTATCAAATGAACTAAGACTATTAGCTGTAAAAAATATATCTTCAAAAGAAAAAATGATTATAGCTGTTAATGAGTTTTATAAAAAAATATGTTCCTATAATGAATTAAATAAAAATATTGCTCGTGGATTAGGGTTCTACGGAATAATGAGGTAG
- the rnr gene encoding ribonuclease R, whose product MKENIMMYLKEHGKSNINELAASLGMAGAKKFPSLIKEISKMESKRLLRFSDDGSIALRKQEEKKKEITVQGIFRANKAGFGFLQVTDTEDDMFIGKNDVAYAIDGDIVEVVVKKPADRLKGTAAEAKVVGIVERALRTVVGKFVLDDEKPKYAGYIKSKNQKVQQKIYIKKEPVVLDGTEIIKADIEKYPTKGHDYFIANVRDIVGHQGDVGIDVLEVLESMDIVSEFPEAVIAEANAISETPSDKDLVGRIDLRKEITFTIDGADAKDLDDAIHIKPLANGNYELGVHIADVSYYVTEGSALDQEAVARGTSVYVTDRVVPMLPERLSNGICSLNPNVDRLTQSAIMEIDSNGKVLNYQICQSVINTTFRMTYSAVNDMLAGDEEMLQEYAAISESVEHMAKLHKILERMRIKRGALNFDTLEARILVNEKGMPVDIVVRTRGIAERMIESFMLAANECVAEHFARSNYPFIYRIHEEPKSEKLQKFIDYASVFGIQIKGTAAKISQEALQDFMAKVDGKPGAEVLNMMLLRSMQQARYSETNHGHYGLAADYYTHFTSPIRRYPDLLVHRMIREYTQATEDKRNHFAMVIPELASSSSRLERRAIDAERIVEAMKKAEYMEEHIGETFDGIVSSVVKFGLFVELPNTIEGLIHVTSLPEYYNYNERTMTLQGEKSGKVFKVGQAIQVKLVKADKETGDIDFEYLPSEFDVVEKLAKPVKGKRRDRRQSTSSEDRQKGSASQQSRDKKKQSSSARKGKGQASSHKPFYKDAAKKKKKRKG is encoded by the coding sequence ATGAAAGAAAATATTATGATGTATTTAAAGGAGCATGGCAAGTCAAACATTAATGAACTTGCAGCTTCTTTAGGGATGGCTGGGGCTAAAAAATTTCCCAGCCTTATAAAAGAAATATCTAAGATGGAAAGCAAGCGTCTTTTGCGCTTTTCTGATGACGGCAGTATTGCCCTACGTAAACAAGAGGAAAAGAAAAAGGAAATCACTGTTCAAGGTATTTTTAGAGCTAATAAAGCAGGATTCGGTTTCTTACAGGTAACAGATACAGAAGATGACATGTTTATCGGGAAAAACGATGTTGCTTATGCTATTGATGGGGATATTGTAGAAGTAGTTGTTAAAAAACCAGCAGATAGGTTAAAAGGTACAGCTGCGGAAGCCAAAGTCGTTGGTATTGTTGAACGTGCCTTAAGAACAGTAGTTGGTAAATTCGTCTTGGATGATGAAAAACCTAAATATGCAGGCTATATTAAGTCGAAAAATCAAAAAGTTCAACAAAAAATCTATATAAAAAAAGAACCTGTAGTTCTTGATGGAACCGAAATTATCAAGGCTGATATTGAAAAATACCCAACTAAGGGTCACGACTATTTTATTGCGAATGTCCGAGATATTGTTGGCCATCAAGGAGATGTTGGCATAGATGTTTTGGAAGTTTTAGAATCAATGGATATCGTCTCTGAATTTCCAGAAGCTGTGATTGCAGAGGCAAATGCTATTTCGGAGACGCCAAGTGACAAAGATTTGGTAGGCCGTATTGATTTACGCAAGGAAATTACCTTTACTATTGATGGTGCAGATGCCAAAGATTTGGATGATGCTATTCATATTAAGCCTTTGGCGAATGGTAATTATGAGTTAGGGGTTCATATTGCTGATGTTTCCTATTATGTGACTGAGGGCTCTGCTTTAGATCAAGAAGCTGTTGCTCGTGGTACGTCTGTGTATGTCACTGACCGCGTTGTACCAATGTTGCCAGAGCGTTTATCAAATGGTATTTGTTCTTTAAATCCAAACGTGGATCGCTTGACTCAATCAGCAATTATGGAGATTGATTCTAATGGGAAGGTTTTAAACTATCAAATTTGTCAGTCAGTTATCAATACGACTTTCCGAATGACTTACAGTGCTGTTAATGATATGTTGGCTGGTGATGAGGAGATGTTGCAAGAATATGCTGCTATTTCTGAATCTGTTGAGCATATGGCTAAGCTTCATAAGATTTTAGAAAGGATGCGCATTAAGCGTGGAGCCTTGAATTTTGATACTTTGGAAGCTAGAATTCTTGTTAACGAAAAAGGTATGCCTGTGGATATTGTTGTTCGTACTCGGGGAATAGCTGAGCGGATGATTGAGTCCTTTATGTTGGCAGCTAACGAATGTGTAGCTGAGCATTTTGCACGTAGCAATTACCCCTTCATTTATCGTATTCATGAGGAACCAAAATCAGAGAAATTACAAAAATTTATTGATTATGCTAGTGTTTTTGGAATTCAGATTAAAGGGACAGCAGCTAAAATTAGTCAAGAAGCTCTACAAGATTTTATGGCTAAAGTTGATGGGAAGCCTGGAGCTGAAGTTCTTAATATGATGCTCCTTAGATCCATGCAACAAGCGCGTTATTCTGAGACCAATCATGGTCACTATGGATTAGCTGCTGACTACTATACACATTTTACCAGTCCAATCCGTCGTTATCCTGACTTATTAGTCCATCGGATGATTAGAGAATATACTCAGGCAACTGAAGATAAGCGTAATCATTTTGCGATGGTTATTCCGGAGTTAGCGTCTTCATCATCACGGTTAGAACGTCGAGCAATTGATGCGGAACGAATTGTAGAAGCAATGAAAAAAGCTGAATACATGGAAGAACATATAGGTGAAACCTTTGATGGGATTGTCTCTAGTGTTGTTAAATTTGGACTCTTTGTGGAGTTGCCAAATACAATTGAAGGTTTGATTCATGTGACGAGTTTACCAGAGTATTATAATTACAATGAGCGTACAATGACTTTACAAGGTGAAAAATCTGGCAAAGTATTTAAAGTTGGTCAAGCTATTCAGGTCAAATTAGTTAAAGCTGATAAAGAAACTGGTGATATTGATTTTGAATACCTTCCAAGTGAATTTGATGTCGTGGAAAAATTGGCTAAGCCAGTCAAGGGTAAACGAAGAGACAGACGTCAGTCGACATCTTCAGAAGATCGCCAAAAAGGTTCCGCTTCACAGCAATCAAGAGACAAAAAGAAGCAATCTTCCTCAGCTAGAAAAGGAAAAGGACAAGCATCTTCACACAAACCATTTTATAAAGATGCTGCTAAGAAGAAAAAGAAAAGGAAAGGTTAA
- a CDS encoding helicase HerA-like domain-containing protein, translating into MATLTIAKGKTPIEFQLNMLNRHGLIAGATGTGKTVTLKVLAEQLSLAGVPVFLADIKGDLSNLAKAGQVNDKLQRRLDKLGIGNYQSQAFPVRLWDIYGEKGLPVRTTISEMGPLMLARLMNLNDTQTGVLNIIFKIADDRGWLLIDLKDLQAILKEVADHTSNYSGKYGNIAKQSVGAIQRQLLTLEQEGANLFFGEPALDLADFIQLDVASGQGAINILNATKLFNSPILYTTFLLWMLSELYELLPEVGDLEKPKMVFFFDEAHLLFKDAPKIFLDKVEQIVRLIRSKGVGIFFVTQNPLDLPETILAQLGNRIQHALRAYTPKEQKAVRVAADTFRQNPELDVATVITELEVGEALISALNEKGQPSIVERAYIMPPKSSFDLMSDDELVNLNQTSPYQNKYAHSIDRESAYEKLAEKVLGEEAAAKEAELAKEREKVAKEAAKQQAEADRAARRSVGRPRKSVVEKATDAFISTTVRTIGRELVRGLLGSLRR; encoded by the coding sequence ATGGCAACACTAACAATTGCAAAAGGGAAAACCCCTATTGAATTTCAACTAAATATGTTAAATCGGCACGGTCTGATTGCCGGAGCAACTGGTACAGGAAAAACAGTCACTTTAAAAGTTTTAGCGGAGCAATTAAGTTTGGCAGGAGTTCCTGTTTTTCTTGCTGACATTAAAGGTGATTTAAGTAATCTAGCTAAAGCTGGACAAGTCAATGATAAATTACAAAGAAGACTAGATAAACTTGGGATTGGGAATTATCAATCGCAAGCTTTTCCAGTACGTCTATGGGATATTTATGGTGAGAAAGGTCTGCCTGTTCGGACAACAATTTCTGAAATGGGACCTTTGATGTTAGCTCGTCTTATGAATCTGAATGATACACAAACGGGTGTATTGAATATTATTTTTAAAATTGCAGATGATCGTGGATGGTTATTGATAGACTTAAAGGATTTGCAAGCTATCTTAAAAGAAGTAGCGGATCATACTAGTAATTATTCAGGGAAATATGGTAATATTGCAAAACAATCAGTTGGTGCTATTCAACGTCAATTATTGACTTTGGAGCAAGAAGGAGCAAATCTGTTCTTTGGTGAGCCTGCCTTAGATTTAGCTGATTTTATTCAGTTAGATGTAGCAAGTGGTCAAGGAGCTATTAATATTCTTAACGCCACTAAACTTTTTAATTCTCCAATTCTTTATACTACTTTCTTACTATGGATGCTTTCTGAACTTTATGAGTTACTTCCCGAGGTAGGTGATCTTGAAAAACCAAAGATGGTCTTTTTCTTTGATGAAGCACATTTACTTTTCAAAGATGCTCCAAAGATTTTTTTAGATAAAGTTGAACAAATTGTACGTCTCATTCGTTCAAAAGGTGTTGGGATTTTCTTTGTGACACAAAATCCTTTGGATTTGCCAGAGACAATACTAGCTCAGCTTGGGAATCGCATTCAGCATGCGCTTCGTGCCTATACACCAAAAGAACAAAAAGCAGTTCGAGTTGCTGCCGATACTTTTAGGCAGAATCCAGAATTAGATGTGGCAACTGTGATTACAGAGCTAGAAGTTGGAGAAGCACTTATTTCAGCTCTTAATGAAAAAGGGCAACCAAGTATCGTTGAACGTGCATATATTATGCCACCTAAAAGTAGTTTTGATTTGATGTCAGATGATGAATTGGTGAACTTAAATCAAACTTCTCCATATCAAAACAAGTATGCTCACAGTATAGATCGAGAGTCAGCTTATGAAAAATTGGCAGAAAAAGTGTTAGGTGAAGAAGCAGCTGCAAAAGAAGCGGAGCTAGCAAAGGAGCGAGAAAAGGTTGCCAAGGAAGCGGCTAAACAACAAGCTGAGGCTGATCGTGCTGCGCGGCGGTCTGTTGGTCGACCGCGTAAGTCAGTGGTAGAAAAGGCTACCGATGCATTTATTAGTACTACTGTAAGGACTATTGGTCGTGAATTAGTAAGGGGGCTATTGGGTTCTCTTAGAAGGTAA
- the coaE gene encoding dephospho-CoA kinase (Dephospho-CoA kinase (CoaE) performs the final step in coenzyme A biosynthesis.), whose amino-acid sequence MTIIGITGGIASGKSTLVEQVRLAGYKVLDADQIVHTLQEKGGRLYNALVKTFGPEILTEDERLDRPKLSEMIFSSQENRELSANIQNQIIHEELEKAKDTLVVSEDVFFMDIPLLIELGYQNWFDTIWLVYVPKDIQIARLMARNHYSRDEALQRLASQMPLEEKRAFADKIFDNSGSVEDLKRQVSDALRKLI is encoded by the coding sequence ATGACAATTATTGGTATAACGGGTGGTATTGCTTCGGGTAAGTCTACTTTGGTTGAACAGGTACGCTTGGCAGGTTACAAAGTTCTTGATGCGGATCAAATTGTTCACACTTTGCAGGAAAAAGGTGGGCGTTTGTATAATGCTCTTGTGAAAACTTTTGGTCCTGAGATTCTTACTGAAGATGAACGATTGGATCGACCGAAGCTTTCAGAAATGATTTTTTCAAGTCAAGAAAATCGGGAACTATCTGCTAACATTCAAAATCAGATTATTCATGAAGAATTGGAAAAAGCGAAGGATACTTTAGTAGTCTCTGAGGATGTTTTTTTTATGGACATTCCTTTGCTCATTGAATTGGGGTATCAGAACTGGTTTGATACGATTTGGTTGGTTTACGTCCCTAAAGATATCCAAATTGCTCGATTAATGGCTCGAAATCACTATTCTCGAGACGAAGCCCTTCAGCGTTTAGCGAGTCAAATGCCTTTAGAGGAGAAAAGAGCTTTTGCGGATAAGATTTTTGATAATAGTGGGAGTGTTGAAGATTTAAAAAGACAGGTATCCGATGCTCTTAGAAAGTTAATTTAG
- the mutM gene encoding DNA-formamidopyrimidine glycosylase, with the protein MPELPEVETVRRGLEKLVIGKVVASVTVKVPKMIVSNSETFASDLIGQEILSIGRRGKYLIFNFSDLVMISHLRMEGKYLLFEDGIPENKHFHFFFHFTDGSTLVYQDVRKFGTLELLARDGLDLYFSQRKLGPEPTKNEFKLKAFEAALRLSKKPIKPLLLEQKLVVGLGNIYVDEVLWAAKVHPLRLASNLKKVEMKRIHDQTIVILNFAVNKGGSTIRTYQNTLGMNGSMQDYLQVYGQNGRPCPRCGTVIEKIKVGGRGTHFCPKCQKL; encoded by the coding sequence ATGCCTGAGTTACCTGAGGTTGAGACAGTTCGTCGTGGCTTGGAAAAATTAGTTATTGGGAAAGTGGTTGCATCGGTTACTGTAAAAGTACCTAAGATGATTGTTTCCAATTCTGAAACTTTTGCTAGCGATTTGATTGGGCAAGAAATTCTTTCCATTGGTCGTCGTGGCAAGTATCTGATTTTCAATTTTAGCGATTTAGTGATGATTTCTCATTTGCGCATGGAGGGGAAATACTTGCTTTTTGAAGATGGTATTCCGGAAAATAAGCATTTTCATTTCTTTTTTCATTTTACAGACGGGTCAACTTTGGTTTATCAAGATGTACGTAAATTCGGTACCTTGGAACTGCTAGCTCGGGATGGGCTTGATTTGTACTTCAGTCAGAGGAAGCTTGGACCTGAGCCGACGAAAAATGAATTTAAGCTAAAGGCCTTTGAGGCTGCTCTGCGATTATCCAAAAAACCAATCAAACCCTTACTTTTGGAACAGAAATTAGTGGTTGGATTGGGCAATATCTATGTGGATGAGGTTCTTTGGGCGGCAAAAGTGCATCCCTTGCGACTGGCTTCAAATTTGAAGAAGGTTGAAATGAAAAGGATTCACGATCAGACCATTGTTATTTTGAATTTTGCTGTTAACAAGGGTGGTTCGACCATTCGAACGTATCAAAATACTCTAGGGATGAATGGGTCGATGCAGGATTATTTACAGGTTTATGGTCAAAATGGCAGACCTTGTCCTCGTTGTGGAACAGTTATTGAGAAAATTAAAGTTGGAGGGAGAGGGACACATTTTTGTCCCAAGTGTCAAAAACTATGA
- a CDS encoding 6-phospho-beta-glucosidase — translation MTKLPESFLWGGAVAAHQLEGAWKEGGKGVSVADVMTAGRHGIAREITDGVVEGKYYPNHVAIDFYHHYKEDIALFAEMGFKCFRTSIAWTRIFPNGDEAEPNEEGLQFYDDLFDECLKYDIEPVITLSHFEMPYHLVTEYGGFTNRKVIDFFVHFAETVFRRYKNKVKYWMTFNEINNQANFMEDFAPFTNSGIVYKEGDDREAIMYQAAHYELVASARATKIGHEINPNFQIGCMIAMCPIYPATCKPSDILMAQKAMQKRYYFTDVHVHGSYPNHILKYWDRKGIRIDITEEDSKDLGEGTVDYIGFSYYMSFAIDSHRPNNPYYDYLETEDLIKNDYVKASEWDWQIDPEGLRYSLNWFTDMYHLPLFIVENGFGAIDQLEEDGMVHDDYRIEYLGAHIKEMIKAVDEDGVELMGYTPWGCIDLVSAGTGEMRKRYGFIYVDKDDQGHGTYKRSPKLSFNWYKEVIASNGTSL, via the coding sequence ATGACAAAATTACCGGAATCATTTTTGTGGGGCGGTGCCGTTGCAGCGCACCAACTTGAAGGTGCTTGGAAAGAAGGGGGTAAGGGCGTAAGTGTCGCAGATGTTATGACAGCAGGTCGACATGGAATTGCGCGTGAAATTACTGATGGAGTAGTTGAGGGTAAATATTATCCTAATCATGTTGCTATCGACTTTTATCATCACTATAAGGAAGATATTGCACTTTTTGCTGAAATGGGATTTAAATGTTTTAGGACCTCTATTGCATGGACTCGGATTTTTCCAAATGGTGATGAAGCAGAACCAAACGAAGAGGGCTTACAGTTCTACGATGATTTGTTTGACGAATGCTTGAAATATGATATTGAACCTGTTATTACCTTGTCGCATTTTGAAATGCCTTATCATTTAGTCACAGAATATGGTGGTTTTACCAATCGAAAAGTTATTGATTTCTTTGTTCACTTTGCAGAAACTGTTTTTAGGCGTTATAAAAACAAAGTGAAGTATTGGATGACATTTAATGAAATCAATAATCAAGCGAATTTTATGGAAGATTTTGCCCCTTTTACGAACTCTGGTATTGTATACAAAGAGGGCGACGATCGTGAAGCTATTATGTATCAAGCGGCACATTATGAGCTTGTAGCAAGTGCACGCGCTACGAAAATTGGCCACGAGATTAATCCCAATTTCCAAATTGGTTGTATGATTGCTATGTGTCCTATTTATCCTGCAACTTGCAAGCCTTCGGATATTCTAATGGCGCAAAAGGCTATGCAAAAGCGTTATTATTTCACCGATGTTCACGTACATGGTTCTTATCCAAATCATATTCTTAAATACTGGGATCGGAAGGGAATCCGGATTGATATCACAGAAGAAGACAGTAAGGACTTAGGTGAAGGAACAGTTGATTATATAGGCTTTTCTTACTATATGTCTTTTGCTATAGATTCTCATAGACCAAATAATCCTTACTATGATTACTTGGAAACCGAAGATTTAATTAAAAATGATTATGTCAAAGCATCAGAATGGGATTGGCAGATTGACCCTGAAGGCCTTCGTTATTCACTAAATTGGTTTACCGATATGTATCATTTGCCACTCTTTATAGTGGAGAATGGCTTTGGTGCTATTGACCAGCTTGAAGAAGATGGCATGGTTCATGATGATTACCGAATTGAGTATCTGGGTGCCCATATCAAAGAAATGATTAAAGCAGTTGATGAAGATGGGGTAGAATTGATGGGGTATACTCCATGGGGTTGTATTGACTTAGTCTCTGCGGGAACAGGTGAAATGCGAAAACGTTACGGTTTTATCTATGTAGATAAAGATGATCAAGGCCATGGGACTTATAAACGTTCGCCAAAACTTTCCTTTAACTGGTACAAAGAAGTTATTGCTTCAAATGGAACCTCATTATAA
- the secG gene encoding preprotein translocase subunit SecG has translation MYNLLLTVLLVLSVVLIIAIFMQPQKNPSSNVFDSSGSEALFERTKARGFEAFMQRFTAVLVFFWLAIALVLAVLSSK, from the coding sequence ATGTACAACTTACTACTCACAGTATTGCTTGTTTTATCTGTTGTCTTGATAATCGCAATTTTTATGCAACCTCAGAAAAATCCAAGCAGTAATGTTTTTGATAGCAGTGGTTCAGAAGCTTTATTTGAGCGGACAAAAGCTCGTGGCTTTGAAGCATTTATGCAACGCTTTACAGCAGTACTAGTCTTTTTCTGGCTAGCTATCGCACTTGTGCTTGCTGTTTTATCAAGTAAATAG
- the rpmG gene encoding 50S ribosomal protein L33, translating to MRVKINLKCSECGSKNYLTSKNKTNHPEKIKVPKYCPKERKVTLHIET from the coding sequence GTGAGAGTTAAAATTAATTTAAAGTGTAGTGAATGTGGAAGTAAAAACTATTTGACAAGTAAGAACAAGACGAACCATCCTGAAAAAATTAAGGTTCCAAAGTATTGTCCTAAGGAGAGAAAAGTAACCTTACATATTGAAACTTAG
- the gloA gene encoding lactoylglutathione lyase gives MKALHTCIRVKNLEDSITFYTSAFPFKETRRRDFPDKQFTLVYLALEGEDYELELTYNYNHEAYDLGNGYGHIAIGSDHFEADYEKHVQAGYPVTDIKGLTATSAPYYFIQDPDGYKIEVIDINHK, from the coding sequence ATGAAAGCTTTACATACTTGTATTCGTGTCAAAAACCTAGAAGACTCTATCACCTTCTATACTAGTGCCTTTCCTTTTAAGGAAACAAGACGAAGAGATTTTCCTGATAAACAATTCACACTGGTTTACCTCGCTTTAGAGGGGGAAGACTACGAATTAGAGTTAACATACAACTATAATCACGAAGCCTATGATTTAGGAAACGGCTATGGTCATATTGCAATTGGATCTGACCACTTCGAAGCCGATTACGAAAAACATGTTCAAGCAGGTTATCCAGTTACAGATATTAAAGGTCTAACAGCAACATCAGCGCCTTACTATTTCATTCAAGACCCTGATGGTTACAAAATTGAAGTGATTGATATTAATCACAAATAG
- a CDS encoding NAD(P)H-dependent oxidoreductase yields MTEDIKKVIRDSYTFRTAVRVYNNRKISQEDLDLILDAAWRSPSSVGLEGWRFVVLTNETVKAELKKVAWGAQYQLETASHFILLLAERNARYDGESMRQSLVRRGISDEEAILKRLKTYEDFQKRDMKMADNPRALFDWTAKQTYIALGNMMTSAALIGIDSCPIEGFDYDKVNAILAKHGIIKPDKEGIASMLSLGYRLRDPKHPQNRKPRAEVITYFD; encoded by the coding sequence ATGACAGAGGACATCAAAAAAGTTATTAGAGACAGTTACACTTTTCGAACAGCGGTACGCGTCTATAATAATCGAAAAATCTCTCAGGAAGACTTAGATCTCATACTAGATGCTGCTTGGCGGAGTCCTTCTTCTGTTGGTTTAGAAGGTTGGCGTTTCGTTGTTTTGACTAATGAGACAGTTAAAGCTGAACTTAAAAAGGTTGCTTGGGGTGCTCAATACCAATTAGAAACGGCTAGCCATTTTATCTTATTACTAGCAGAACGCAATGCTCGCTATGACGGTGAATCAATGCGCCAGAGTTTGGTGAGAAGAGGGATTTCAGATGAAGAAGCTATCCTAAAACGTTTAAAAACTTATGAAGACTTCCAAAAACGTGATATGAAAATGGCTGACAATCCCCGAGCACTCTTTGATTGGACAGCAAAGCAAACCTATATTGCCTTAGGCAACATGATGACAAGTGCTGCCTTAATAGGAATAGATTCCTGCCCTATTGAAGGTTTTGATTACGATAAGGTTAATGCTATCTTGGCTAAACATGGTATCATTAAACCTGATAAAGAAGGAATTGCTAGCATGCTATCACTAGGATATCGTTTACGAGATCCTAAACATCCTCAAAATCGCAAACCGCGTGCAGAAGTTATTACTTATTTTGACTAA
- a CDS encoding multidrug efflux MFS transporter, which yields MAWLGTFFTGASFSLVMPFMALFVEDLGVAKNRVEWYAGLAVAISALASAIFAPVWGRLADRYGRKPMMVRASLMMTFTMGGLAFIPNVQWLLLLRLLNGIFAGYVPNSTALIASQVPREKSGYALGTLATGVTAGTLIGPLIGGVLAEMVGIRLVFLLVGVILLICTMMTVLFVKEDFEPVKKAQVVPTRIILKRIKSPKMMVSLFVTSMIIQISAQSIAPILALYIRHLGQTENLMFVSGVIVSAMGVSSLLSSSILGKVGDVIGNHRMLLLALLYSFIMYFLTALARTSLQLGLLRFAYGFGVGALMPSINALLTRMTPKEGISRIFSFNQMFMNIGQVIGPFIGSNVAILMGYRSVFYVTSIIVLINLIWCTINFRKYIYVKDIV from the coding sequence GTGGCTTGGCTCGGTACCTTTTTTACTGGGGCAAGCTTTTCGCTTGTCATGCCTTTTATGGCGCTTTTTGTAGAGGATCTTGGGGTAGCAAAAAATCGGGTTGAATGGTATGCTGGTCTTGCTGTTGCTATTTCAGCCTTGGCTTCGGCTATTTTTGCTCCGGTATGGGGTCGTTTAGCGGATCGCTATGGACGAAAGCCAATGATGGTTCGAGCCAGTTTGATGATGACCTTTACTATGGGGGGCTTAGCCTTTATTCCAAATGTACAGTGGCTACTATTACTTAGGTTACTTAATGGTATTTTCGCGGGCTATGTTCCGAACTCTACAGCCTTGATTGCTAGTCAAGTGCCGAGGGAAAAATCAGGCTATGCATTAGGAACCTTAGCGACAGGTGTGACGGCGGGTACTCTTATCGGGCCATTAATTGGAGGTGTCTTGGCTGAAATGGTTGGGATTCGGTTGGTCTTTTTATTGGTCGGTGTTATTTTGTTAATCTGTACTATGATGACCGTTTTATTTGTGAAGGAAGATTTTGAACCGGTTAAAAAAGCACAAGTGGTGCCGACACGTATTATTTTGAAACGGATCAAGAGTCCTAAAATGATGGTAAGTCTTTTTGTAACTAGTATGATTATCCAAATTTCCGCTCAATCTATTGCTCCCATTTTAGCGCTATATATTAGGCATCTTGGGCAAACTGAAAATCTCATGTTTGTTTCGGGAGTAATCGTGTCGGCTATGGGGGTATCTAGTTTACTTAGTAGCTCAATATTGGGAAAAGTGGGTGATGTAATTGGTAATCATCGTATGCTCTTACTAGCTTTGCTGTATAGTTTTATCATGTATTTTTTAACAGCCTTAGCTAGAACAAGCTTGCAGTTAGGTTTGCTACGGTTTGCCTATGGTTTTGGTGTAGGGGCTCTGATGCCAAGCATTAATGCCTTGTTGACTCGTATGACCCCTAAGGAAGGGATTTCGCGTATCTTCTCTTTTAACCAAATGTTTATGAATATTGGGCAAGTGATTGGTCCCTTTATTGGATCTAATGTTGCAATTTTAATGGGTTATCGTTCTGTTTTCTATGTAACTAGTATAATTGTCTTGATTAACCTGATTTGGTGTACCATCAATTTTAGAAAATATATATATGTTAAGGATATTGTGTGA